A genomic stretch from Serratia entomophila includes:
- a CDS encoding 6-phospho-beta-glucosidase: protein MKQQRLPKDFLWGGAVAAHQVEGGWDQGGKGPSIADVLSGGAHGVDRVMTDGVLDGYRYPNHQAVDFYGRYKQDIALFAEMGFKCFRTSIAWTRIFPLGDEPEPNEAGLQFYDDLFDELLKHGIQPVITLSHFEMPYHLVKAYGGWKNRQVVEFFVRFSEVVMRRYRHKVKYWMTFNEINNQSNYQYPLFGYCCSGVDYTREENPEQALYQVLHHQFVASAQVVKLGHQINPEFKIGCMLACVPFYPYSCKPDDVMYAVEAMHQRYLYTDVQVRGYYPSYLLRDWERKGLQIEMQPQDAQILREGCTDYIGFSYYMSNALQADAASNSDGMFGFPGNVANPHVKASDWGWQIDPVGLRYSLNVLYERYQKPLFIVENGFGAFDKVEADGQINDDYRIDYLRAHIEEMKKAVIEDGVDLIGYTPWGCIDCVSFTTGEYGKRYGFIYVDKHDDGTGSLARSRKKSFDWYRSVIASNGEQL, encoded by the coding sequence ATGAAACAGCAACGGTTGCCGAAAGATTTTCTGTGGGGGGGCGCGGTGGCCGCGCACCAGGTTGAAGGGGGTTGGGATCAGGGCGGCAAAGGCCCAAGCATCGCCGACGTGCTGTCCGGCGGCGCGCACGGCGTAGACCGCGTGATGACCGACGGCGTGCTCGACGGCTACCGTTACCCCAACCACCAGGCGGTGGATTTCTACGGCCGCTATAAGCAGGATATCGCGCTGTTCGCCGAAATGGGCTTCAAATGCTTCCGCACCTCGATCGCCTGGACGCGCATATTCCCGTTGGGCGACGAACCGGAGCCGAATGAAGCCGGCCTGCAGTTTTACGACGATCTGTTCGACGAACTGCTGAAGCACGGCATCCAGCCGGTGATCACCCTGTCCCACTTCGAAATGCCTTACCATCTGGTGAAAGCCTATGGCGGCTGGAAGAACCGCCAGGTGGTGGAGTTCTTTGTGCGCTTCAGCGAGGTGGTGATGCGCCGCTATCGGCACAAAGTGAAATACTGGATGACCTTCAACGAGATCAACAACCAGAGCAACTACCAGTATCCGCTGTTCGGCTACTGCTGCTCCGGCGTGGATTACACCAGGGAAGAGAATCCGGAGCAGGCGCTGTACCAGGTCTTGCACCACCAGTTCGTCGCCAGCGCGCAGGTGGTCAAGCTCGGCCATCAGATCAACCCTGAGTTCAAAATCGGCTGCATGTTGGCCTGCGTGCCCTTCTACCCATACTCCTGCAAACCGGACGACGTGATGTACGCCGTCGAGGCGATGCATCAGCGCTACCTGTATACCGACGTGCAGGTGCGCGGCTACTATCCGTCCTACCTGCTGCGCGACTGGGAGCGCAAAGGGCTGCAGATTGAGATGCAGCCGCAGGATGCGCAAATTCTGCGCGAAGGCTGCACCGACTACATCGGCTTCAGCTATTACATGAGCAACGCGCTGCAGGCCGACGCGGCCAGCAACAGCGACGGCATGTTCGGCTTCCCCGGCAACGTGGCCAACCCGCACGTCAAGGCTTCCGACTGGGGCTGGCAAATTGACCCGGTCGGGCTGCGCTACTCGCTGAATGTGCTGTATGAGCGCTATCAGAAGCCGCTGTTTATCGTCGAAAACGGCTTCGGCGCGTTCGACAAGGTGGAGGCCGACGGCCAGATCAACGACGACTATCGCATCGACTACCTGCGCGCCCATATCGAAGAGATGAAGAAGGCGGTGATCGAAGACGGCGTGGATCTGATCGGCTACACCCCCTGGGGCTGCATCGACTGCGTGTCTTTCACCACCGGCGAATACGGCAAGCGCTATGGGTTTATCTACGTCGATAAACACGACGACGGCACCGGCTCCCTCGCGCGTTCGCGCAAGAAGAGCTTTGACTGGTACCGCAGCGTGATCGCCAGCAACGGCGAGCAGCTGTAA
- a CDS encoding MFS transporter, with protein sequence MAANEEIDVRALINDRPLGGYQKLIVLLGFIVIALDGFDITLMGFIAPELKNEWGVGNSQLGLAISAALIGLTLGALLSGPLADWLGRRAIIINSVFFFGLWTLATALSQNIEQMVFFRFMTGLGLGAAMPNVGTLISEYAPEKKRSFIITVVFCGFTFGAALGGFAASWLIPRWGWHALLLLGGVLPLLCVPLLLAKLPESVRFLVARRASAARIGKIVEKLAPGSTHAGTRYTLPPLTTPGKGAVQIVLSRQYLFGSLMLWLSYFMALFLVYLLGSWLPTLVKGIGLSVAQAAVITALYQAGGTLGSLFAGWLMDRINPHRALGAIYLLGAGLTLTIGLSAHNGLLLGGVALACGFCLNGANTGMNALSARYYPTEARATGSSWMHGVGRIGAILSAFAGAEMLALGWGFDQIFAILAIPAVITACAIFAKGARGYNRQAAPASIDAVKSV encoded by the coding sequence GTGGCTGCCAATGAAGAAATTGATGTTCGAGCGTTGATCAACGATCGCCCGCTGGGCGGTTATCAAAAGCTGATCGTGCTGCTGGGGTTTATCGTTATCGCGCTGGATGGTTTCGACATCACGCTGATGGGCTTTATCGCGCCGGAGTTGAAAAACGAATGGGGCGTGGGCAATTCACAGCTGGGTCTGGCGATCAGCGCCGCCTTGATAGGCCTGACCCTCGGCGCCTTGCTGTCCGGCCCATTGGCGGACTGGCTGGGGCGCCGGGCGATCATCATCAACAGCGTATTTTTCTTCGGGCTGTGGACGCTGGCCACCGCGCTTTCGCAAAATATCGAACAGATGGTTTTCTTCCGCTTTATGACCGGCCTGGGGCTGGGCGCGGCGATGCCGAACGTCGGCACGCTGATCTCGGAGTACGCGCCGGAAAAGAAACGCTCGTTTATTATCACCGTAGTGTTCTGCGGCTTCACCTTCGGCGCGGCGCTGGGCGGCTTTGCCGCCTCCTGGCTCATTCCGCGTTGGGGATGGCATGCATTATTGCTACTCGGCGGGGTGCTGCCGCTGCTCTGCGTGCCGCTGCTGTTGGCCAAGTTGCCCGAGTCGGTGCGTTTTTTGGTCGCCAGGCGCGCCAGCGCGGCGCGCATCGGCAAGATCGTTGAAAAGTTGGCGCCGGGCAGCACCCACGCCGGGACGCGTTATACGCTGCCGCCGTTGACGACGCCCGGCAAAGGCGCGGTGCAAATCGTCCTGTCGCGGCAGTATCTGTTCGGCAGCCTGATGCTGTGGCTGAGCTACTTTATGGCGCTGTTTCTGGTTTACCTGCTGGGCAGCTGGCTGCCGACGCTGGTGAAGGGGATTGGCCTGAGCGTGGCGCAGGCGGCGGTGATCACCGCCTTGTACCAGGCTGGCGGCACTTTGGGCTCGCTGTTTGCCGGCTGGCTGATGGATCGCATCAACCCGCACCGGGCATTGGGCGCCATCTATTTGCTGGGCGCCGGCCTGACGCTGACGATTGGCCTGTCTGCCCACAACGGCCTCTTGCTGGGGGGCGTGGCGCTGGCCTGCGGCTTCTGCCTCAACGGCGCCAATACCGGCATGAATGCGTTGTCGGCGCGTTATTACCCCACTGAAGCGCGCGCCACCGGTTCCAGCTGGATGCACGGCGTAGGGCGCATCGGCGCCATTCTCAGCGCCTTTGCCGGGGCGGAGATGCTGGCGCTGGGCTGGGGGTTCGATCAGATCTTCGCCATCCTCGCCATTCCCGCAGTCATCACCGCCTGCGCTATCTTTGCCAAGGGCGCCAGAGGCTACAACCGCCAGGCAGCGCCGGCAAGCATTGATGCGGTGAAAAGCGTCTGA
- a CDS encoding D-serine ammonia-lyase, whose product MQKTQIRQWVAQHPLLQQMAALQPLTWFNPRATTLQAGLPHVGLSAEDVADAERRLARFAPYLSAAFPETRAAHGVIESELVAIPAMQQALNARYGLPLPGRLLLKKDSHLPISGSIKARGGIYEVLAHAEKLALAAGLLQVTDDYARLFSAPFPEFFGQYRIAVGSTGNLGMSIGIISARLGFNVSVHMSADAREWKKQTLRDNGVTVVEYAEDYGVAVEQGRRQAAGDPNCFFIDDENSKTLFLGYAVAGGRLKRQFEQQGIQVDAQHPLFVYLPCGVGGGPGGVAFGLKLAFGDHVHCIFAEPTHSPCMLLGVYSGLHDGIAVQDLGIDNHTAADGLAVGRASGFVGRAMERLLSGFYTLDDDEMFALLGILDEQEHIQLEPSALAGMAGPWRVAGHPAWLSERGLNAGDMARATHLVWATGGGMVPAVEMAKYLAAAQAAR is encoded by the coding sequence ATGCAAAAAACACAGATTCGACAATGGGTGGCGCAACATCCGCTGCTGCAACAGATGGCGGCATTGCAACCCCTGACCTGGTTTAACCCGCGTGCGACCACGCTCCAGGCCGGCTTGCCCCACGTTGGGTTGAGCGCGGAGGATGTGGCCGACGCGGAGCGGCGCCTGGCGCGCTTTGCCCCTTATCTGAGCGCCGCCTTTCCCGAAACGCGGGCCGCCCATGGGGTGATTGAGTCTGAGCTGGTCGCCATTCCCGCCATGCAGCAGGCGCTGAACGCGCGTTACGGCCTGCCGCTGCCGGGGCGTTTGCTGCTGAAAAAAGACAGCCATTTGCCGATTTCCGGATCCATCAAGGCGCGCGGCGGTATTTACGAGGTGCTGGCGCACGCCGAGAAGCTGGCGCTGGCGGCCGGATTGCTGCAGGTGACCGACGATTACGCCAGGCTGTTTTCGGCGCCGTTTCCTGAATTTTTCGGCCAGTATCGCATCGCCGTCGGCTCGACCGGCAATCTGGGGATGTCGATCGGTATCATCAGCGCCCGGTTGGGCTTTAACGTCAGCGTGCACATGTCGGCCGACGCGCGCGAATGGAAAAAACAGACGCTGCGCGACAACGGCGTAACCGTGGTGGAGTACGCCGAAGACTACGGCGTCGCCGTCGAACAAGGGCGGCGGCAGGCGGCGGGCGATCCGAACTGTTTCTTTATCGACGATGAAAACTCGAAAACCCTGTTTCTCGGCTATGCGGTGGCCGGCGGCCGTTTGAAGCGCCAGTTCGAGCAGCAGGGGATTCAGGTGGACGCACAACACCCGCTGTTTGTTTACCTGCCGTGCGGCGTCGGCGGTGGTCCGGGCGGGGTGGCCTTTGGGCTGAAGCTGGCGTTTGGCGATCACGTTCACTGTATTTTCGCCGAACCGACCCATTCCCCCTGCATGCTGCTTGGGGTATACAGCGGGCTGCACGACGGCATTGCGGTGCAGGATCTCGGCATCGACAACCACACCGCGGCCGACGGGCTGGCGGTGGGCCGCGCCTCCGGCTTTGTCGGCCGGGCGATGGAGCGTTTGCTGAGTGGGTTCTACACCCTTGACGACGATGAGATGTTCGCACTGCTGGGGATACTGGATGAGCAGGAGCATATTCAGCTGGAGCCTTCCGCGCTGGCCGGTATGGCGGGCCCGTGGCGGGTGGCGGGCCACCCGGCCTGGCTAAGCGAGCGGGGGCTGAACGCCGGGGACATGGCGCGCGCCACCCACCTGGTGTGGGCTACCGGCGGCGGTATGGTGCCTGCGGTGGAGATGGCGAAATATCTGGCCGCGGCGCAGGCCGCTCGGTGA